A stretch of Mobula birostris isolate sMobBir1 chromosome 2, sMobBir1.hap1, whole genome shotgun sequence DNA encodes these proteins:
- the snapin gene encoding SNARE-associated protein Snapin, with protein sequence MPSGHGPHSASMILLFLPVRTATMMAAESLGAGEVARDVLSDGLLELLKPGVREVDQQVQAVRESQVELREQIDRLAEELCRINEEQKVSLDLDPYVKKLLNARRRVVLVSNILQNAQERLRRLNHSVAKETARRKAYLESGIYLPTPPSK encoded by the exons ATGCCGAGCGGCCACGGTCCCCACTCGGCCTCTATGATCTTGCTCTTCCTCCCAGTGCGCACCGCGACAATGATGGCGGCCGAGTCATTAGGCGCCGGCGAAGTGGCCCGAGATGTTCTAAGCGATGGCCTTCTGGAGCTGCTGAAGCCGGGCGTGAGGGAGGTGGACCAGCAGGTTCAGGCGGTGAG GGAGAGCCAGGTAGAGCTGAGGGAGCAGATCGACCGGCTGGCGGAAG AGCTCTGCAGGATAAATGAAGAGCAGAAGGTGTCCCTGGACCTGGATCCATACGTGAAGAAGCTGCTGAATGCCCGGCGGAGGGTGGTGCTCGTCAGCAACATCCTGCAGAACGCCCAG GAGCGGCTGAGGCGCCTGAACCACAGCGTTGCCAAGGAGACGGCCCGGCGGAAGGCCTACCTGGAGTCCGGGATCTACCTGCCGACTCCACCGAGCAAGTGA